From one Triticum aestivum cultivar Chinese Spring chromosome 4B, IWGSC CS RefSeq v2.1, whole genome shotgun sequence genomic stretch:
- the LOC123089351 gene encoding protein bfr2-like, with protein sequence MDHVTQFVAARLPESYDKTKQKKLPGMVHEMCSTISHVVGKLVSGIGRIDDAQEGTRRSEAVRVEKSRQEPTRRSKQAPAARESLSSEEESFKTHSEEDASDSDKIDGDIGDDGSDSDGHSRDDDGDDFVVENVGCNDNEVGEATFHERGAAMDESKEDTEDEEEEEEKKTRMKKRKKMMTKKAKTMTTTMTKTSGMMICRVMRETWMTTILVATVAMAETMEATRMLQVRKQRVMTSNPHFNIYFKRKRIQSQRGLTRQLASL encoded by the exons ATGGACCACGTCACACAATTTGTAGCAGCAAGATTACCTGAGTCATATGACAAAACT AAACAAAAGAAGCTGCCAGGTATGGTGCACGAAATGTGTTCAACTATTTCACATGTAGTTGGGAAGCTTGTTTCTGGGATTGGGAGGATAGATGATGCGCAAGAGGGGACAAGAAGGTCAGAGGCTGTTCGTGTGGAAAAGAGCAGACAAGAACCTACTAGGAGATCCAAACAAGCTCCAGCTGCTAGAGAAAGCCTATCAAGTGAAGAAGAGTCATTCAAAACTCACAGCGAGGAAGATGCAAGTGACAGTGACAAAATTGACGGGGATATAGGGGATGATGGGAGTGACAGTGACGGCCACTCAagggatgatgatggtgatgacttTGTAGTTGAAAATGTTGGATGCAACGACAACGAGGTGGGAGAAGCAACTTTTCATGAGAGGGGAGCAGCAATGGATGAAAGCAAGGAGGATacggaggacgaagaggaggaggaagaaaaaaagacgaggatgaagaaaaggaagaaaatgatgacgaagaAAGCAAAGACAATGACAACGACAATGACAAAGACATCGGGGATGATGATATGCAGGGTGATGAGGGAGACCTGGATGACAACAATTCTGGTGGCAACAGTGGCAATGGCGGAAACAATGGAGGCAACGAGGATGCTGCAAGTGAGGAAACAGAGAGTGATGACGAGCAATCCACACTTCAATATTTACTTCAAAAGAAAAAGGATACAAAGCCAAAGGGGCTTGACGAGGCAGTTAGCATCTCTATGA